In Candidatus Kaistella beijingensis, a genomic segment contains:
- the fabG gene encoding 3-oxoacyl-[acyl-carrier-protein] reductase, with translation MGLLEGKVALITGATRGIGKGIAEVFAKEGAKVAFTYAGSVDKAKALEEELSKITTVKSYQSDASDYDAAQKLVEDVLAEFGQIDILVNNAGITRDNLMLRMSKEDWDTIIKVNLDSVFNLTKAVIKPMMKAKSGSIINMTSVVGVKGNAGQANYAASKAGVIGFSKSIALELGSRNIRCNAIAPGFIETEMTAALDEKTVQGWREGIPLKRGGQPEDVANACVFLGSEMSSYITGQVLNVDGGMLT, from the coding sequence ATGGGACTATTAGAAGGAAAAGTTGCCCTCATTACAGGCGCAACAAGAGGAATCGGAAAAGGAATCGCTGAAGTTTTTGCCAAAGAAGGCGCAAAAGTCGCTTTCACTTACGCCGGTTCTGTGGATAAAGCAAAAGCATTGGAAGAAGAACTTTCAAAAATTACGACAGTAAAAAGCTATCAATCAGATGCTTCCGATTATGATGCGGCTCAAAAATTAGTCGAAGATGTTTTGGCAGAATTTGGGCAAATCGATATTTTGGTGAATAATGCAGGAATTACTCGCGATAATTTAATGTTGAGAATGTCAAAAGAAGATTGGGACACCATCATTAAAGTAAATCTTGATTCGGTTTTTAATTTAACGAAAGCCGTAATCAAACCAATGATGAAGGCAAAATCAGGCTCCATTATCAATATGACTTCGGTTGTTGGAGTTAAAGGAAATGCGGGACAAGCCAATTACGCTGCGTCAAAAGCAGGTGTAATCGGCTTCTCTAAATCTATTGCTTTGGAATTAGGTTCCAGAAATATCCGTTGCAATGCGATTGCTCCTGGTTTTATTGAAACAGAAATGACCGCGGCTTTGGATGAAAAAACGGTTCAAGGATGGCGAGAAGGAATTCCGTTAAAACGTGGCGGTCAACCTGAAGATGTTGCAAACGCTTGTGTTTTTCTAGGTTCAGAGATGTCGAGTTATATTACAGGACAAGTTTTAAATGTTGATGGCGGAATGTTGACATAA
- a CDS encoding UDP-N-acetylmuramate--L-alanine ligase, translating into MINKIEQFQNVFFIGVAGVGMSAIAQYLQGIGKNVSGSDRYFHPNEYNKTKEQLEAEGIKCFLQDGSGITENTDLIVVSTAIEDTVYEVQKAKELGIPIIRRSELLSIIAKSKKTIAVAGTSGKSTTSAMLYQILLDAKLEPSIISGAGLTSIIKEGKIGNAAIGKGEWLIIEADESDGSVVQYEPEIGLLLNIDKDHQEIDELIDLFTIFKNNTKGLFIVNQSNALAKTLSADFQQDFGFEDENARYTVTDFKQNGFELSFRILGQSVMMHSLGKHSAENAAAAIAVANQIGVDLEVCAESLEHYEGIYRRHQILGQKNGVWVIDDYAHNPAKCAASINACQPLAEKVIAWFQPHGYKPTKFLRKDFVEEISRILRPQDEIWMSEIFYAGGTAEKDISANDLVEDIKAKGKNAHFVENRNDLLEQLRPELKEGTVLLLMGARDPSLEEFCKDLYNKL; encoded by the coding sequence ATGATAAACAAAATTGAACAGTTCCAAAACGTCTTCTTCATCGGAGTTGCAGGAGTTGGAATGAGTGCAATTGCACAATATTTACAGGGAATCGGAAAAAACGTTTCGGGAAGCGACCGTTATTTTCATCCGAACGAATACAACAAAACCAAAGAACAACTGGAAGCAGAAGGAATTAAATGTTTTCTTCAGGACGGAAGCGGAATTACTGAAAATACGGACTTAATCGTAGTTTCCACCGCAATTGAAGATACGGTTTATGAAGTTCAGAAAGCAAAAGAATTGGGAATTCCAATTATCAGACGAAGTGAACTTTTGTCCATCATCGCCAAAAGTAAAAAAACAATTGCAGTTGCTGGAACATCAGGAAAGTCAACAACTTCCGCGATGCTTTACCAAATTTTGTTGGATGCGAAATTAGAACCGAGTATAATTTCAGGAGCAGGTTTAACTTCCATTATTAAAGAAGGAAAAATCGGAAACGCAGCCATCGGAAAAGGAGAATGGCTCATTATTGAAGCTGATGAAAGTGATGGTTCTGTGGTGCAATATGAACCTGAAATCGGTTTGCTTTTAAACATTGATAAAGACCATCAAGAAATTGATGAATTAATCGATTTATTTACTATTTTTAAAAACAATACAAAGGGTTTATTTATTGTAAATCAATCAAATGCATTGGCAAAAACATTGTCGGCTGATTTTCAACAAGATTTTGGTTTTGAGGATGAAAATGCTCGATATACAGTGACCGATTTCAAACAAAATGGATTTGAATTATCCTTTAGAATTTTGGGACAATCGGTGATGATGCATTCCCTTGGAAAGCACAGCGCCGAAAATGCTGCAGCTGCGATTGCAGTAGCCAATCAAATAGGAGTAGATTTGGAGGTTTGCGCCGAAAGCTTGGAACATTACGAAGGAATTTATCGCCGTCACCAAATTCTAGGACAAAAAAATGGAGTTTGGGTAATCGACGATTATGCACATAATCCTGCAAAATGTGCTGCAAGTATCAATGCTTGTCAACCTTTGGCGGAAAAGGTTATCGCATGGTTTCAACCGCACGGTTATAAACCGACCAAATTTTTACGAAAAGATTTTGTGGAGGAAATTTCCAGAATTTTGCGCCCGCAAGATGAGATTTGGATGAGCGAAATTTTCTATGCAGGTGGAACTGCCGAAAAAGACATCTCCGCAAATGATTTGGTTGAAGACATCAAAGCAAAAGGAAAAAACGCCCATTTTGTAGAAAACAGAAACGATTTGCTCGAACAATTGCGCCCTGAATTGAAAGAGGGAACGGTTCTTCTTTTAATGGGAGCGAGAGATCCGAGTTTGGAGGAGTTTTGTAAAGATCTGTATAATAAACTTTAA
- a CDS encoding thymidine kinase, with protein sequence MFLENTINHAKQSGWMEVICGSMFSGKTEELIRRLRRAEMAGQNVEIFKPKLDTRYAEEEVVSHNQNKIRSTPVESPNEILLLGSTCDVVGIDEAQFFDESIVDVANQLANAGIRVVIAGLDMDFMGRPFGPMPNLMATAEYVTKVHAICKRTGNLANHSMRTSENTDLVQLGETDSYEAVSRKVFNEEMSKRK encoded by the coding sequence ATGTTTTTAGAAAATACAATAAATCACGCCAAACAAAGCGGTTGGATGGAAGTAATCTGCGGCTCGATGTTCTCGGGAAAAACCGAGGAATTGATTCGCAGACTTCGGCGTGCGGAAATGGCGGGACAAAATGTGGAGATTTTTAAACCAAAACTCGACACAAGATATGCAGAAGAAGAGGTAGTTTCCCACAATCAGAACAAAATCCGAAGTACGCCCGTTGAAAGTCCGAACGAGATTTTGCTACTCGGTTCAACTTGCGATGTGGTGGGAATCGACGAGGCGCAATTTTTTGACGAAAGCATTGTAGATGTAGCCAACCAATTGGCAAATGCGGGGATTCGTGTGGTGATTGCAGGTTTGGACATGGATTTCATGGGACGTCCGTTTGGGCCGATGCCGAATTTGATGGCAACGGCGGAATATGTGACGAAAGTTCACGCGATTTGTAAAAGAACGGGAAATCTTGCTAATCATTCGATGCGAACTTCTGAAAATACCGATTTGGTGCAACTGGGTGAAACCGACAGTTACGAAGCGGTGAGTAGAAAAGTTTTTAATGAAGAAATGTCGAAGCGGAAATAG
- a CDS encoding bifunctional UDP-N-acetylmuramoyl-tripeptide:D-alanyl-D-alanine ligase/alanine racemase, producing the protein MNYTTKQLAEITNSQLIGDENLHIKNIAFDSRNIFSVLNTFFLAINTSKNSGEKYIYSAVEKGVSVIISERQVLEIENVTWIIVEDSVKFLQDLAKYHLHKFDLKTIGITGSNGKTIVKEWLYQSLFDEFITVKSPKSFNSQIGLPISLLEINNKHQLGIFEVGISKPNEMEILEDIFPPQIGILTHIGSAHSSNFKDEEQLIDEKILLFKNSEIIIFNGDNELVVNKINDLYLSKKLISFGLKHSNNIYIKNDWKNKNEDLKIRYFDEDFSVPVQQRDEATLINVLCVIAVLKEFGFSNSKIIEKLNALKSIEMRLESVNGLRNNLIINDSFNLDLDSLKIAFQFINEYNKPLKTLIITDFVEGKNSDQLYHEVAELTNHQNFGKVFLIGNEISKFNKLFRAETYTFNNTSELIENHLFNQIENEIILLKGARKFEIERVKNHLELQKHDTVLEVNLNAILHNINVHKSLLKPETKMMAMVKAYSYGLGGYEVAEFLQHHHIDYLGVAYADEGVDLRKNGITTPIMVMNPEQHSYDIIIDFNLEPEIYSFRVLELFNQQLIRKGIQQKYPIHIKLETGMHRLGFKEDELGELIEKLNSMNVKVESIFSHLSSSDDFNEKEYTLEQIEVFKKNSEKLISGLNYTPLRHILNTSGIVNYSEYQFDMVRIGIGMAGISSNTEIKKQLQSAVSFKTVISQISEVNQGDSIGYSRKYRAESGTRIATIPVGYADGIPRLIGNKAGNVGIGGIIFPIVGNVCMDMMMIKIDDFAAKEGDEVIIFNSKPSLEEFADYCKTIPYEVLTSISRRVKRIYIKD; encoded by the coding sequence ATGAATTACACCACCAAACAACTCGCAGAAATCACGAATTCGCAATTAATCGGGGATGAAAATCTTCACATTAAAAATATTGCGTTTGACAGTCGAAATATTTTCTCTGTTCTAAACACGTTTTTTCTAGCCATCAATACTTCAAAAAATTCGGGCGAAAAATATATTTATTCCGCGGTTGAAAAAGGAGTTTCAGTCATTATTTCTGAACGTCAAGTACTTGAAATTGAAAATGTTACATGGATTATTGTAGAAGATTCGGTGAAATTTTTGCAGGATTTGGCAAAATATCATTTGCATAAATTTGACTTAAAAACCATTGGAATCACGGGAAGCAATGGGAAAACCATCGTGAAAGAATGGCTTTATCAAAGTCTTTTCGACGAGTTCATTACCGTGAAAAGTCCGAAAAGTTTTAATTCTCAAATTGGGCTTCCTATTTCTCTTCTCGAAATCAATAATAAACATCAACTCGGAATTTTTGAAGTCGGAATTTCTAAACCAAACGAAATGGAAATTTTGGAAGATATTTTTCCTCCTCAAATTGGAATTTTAACACATATCGGCTCTGCTCATTCTTCAAACTTTAAAGATGAAGAGCAACTTATTGATGAGAAAATTTTACTATTTAAAAATTCTGAAATTATCATTTTTAATGGCGATAACGAATTGGTTGTCAATAAAATTAATGACCTTTACTTAAGTAAAAAATTAATTTCTTTCGGTCTAAAACATTCAAACAATATCTATATTAAAAACGATTGGAAGAATAAAAATGAAGACCTCAAAATTCGATATTTCGATGAGGATTTTTCGGTTCCTGTACAACAAAGAGATGAAGCCACTTTAATCAATGTTTTGTGTGTGATTGCGGTCTTAAAAGAATTTGGTTTTTCCAATTCGAAGATTATTGAAAAACTGAATGCTCTAAAATCCATCGAAATGCGTTTGGAGAGTGTAAACGGACTTCGCAACAATTTGATAATCAACGATTCTTTTAATTTGGATTTGGATTCTTTGAAGATTGCTTTTCAGTTTATCAATGAATATAATAAGCCACTAAAAACACTAATTATCACGGATTTTGTGGAAGGAAAAAATTCTGACCAACTTTATCATGAAGTTGCAGAGTTGACCAATCACCAAAATTTCGGCAAAGTTTTTCTAATCGGAAACGAGATTTCGAAATTTAATAAGCTTTTCAGAGCTGAAACTTACACTTTTAATAATACCAGTGAATTAATTGAAAATCATTTATTTAATCAAATCGAAAATGAAATAATTCTATTAAAAGGAGCAAGAAAATTTGAAATTGAAAGGGTGAAAAATCATCTCGAACTTCAAAAACACGACACCGTTTTGGAGGTGAATTTGAATGCGATTCTTCACAACATCAATGTTCATAAATCTTTGCTGAAACCTGAAACCAAAATGATGGCGATGGTAAAAGCGTATTCTTACGGTTTAGGCGGCTATGAAGTTGCTGAATTTTTACAGCATCATCACATTGATTATCTTGGAGTTGCGTATGCAGATGAAGGCGTTGATTTGCGAAAAAATGGAATTACTACGCCGATTATGGTGATGAATCCTGAACAGCATAGTTATGACATCATCATTGATTTCAATTTGGAACCCGAAATTTATAGTTTTCGCGTTTTGGAACTGTTTAACCAGCAATTGATTAGAAAAGGCATTCAGCAGAAATATCCAATCCACATCAAGTTGGAAACAGGAATGCATCGACTTGGTTTTAAGGAAGATGAATTGGGTGAACTCATTGAAAAGTTGAACTCGATGAATGTGAAGGTGGAGAGTATATTTAGCCATCTTTCTTCTTCTGATGATTTCAATGAAAAGGAATATACACTTGAACAGATTGAGGTTTTCAAGAAAAATTCAGAGAAATTAATTTCAGGGTTAAATTACACTCCACTTCGACATATTTTAAATACTTCGGGAATAGTGAATTACTCTGAATATCAATTCGATATGGTAAGAATTGGAATTGGAATGGCCGGAATTTCCTCAAATACTGAAATAAAAAAACAATTACAGAGCGCGGTAAGTTTTAAAACCGTAATTTCACAAATCTCGGAAGTAAATCAAGGAGATTCAATTGGTTACAGTAGAAAATATCGAGCGGAAAGCGGTACAAGAATTGCCACGATTCCCGTTGGTTACGCAGACGGAATTCCACGGCTGATTGGAAACAAAGCCGGAAATGTTGGAATTGGAGGAATTATTTTCCCTATTGTGGGCAACGTTTGCATGGATATGATGATGATTAAAATCGATGATTTCGCTGCAAAAGAAGGAGATGAAGTCATTATTTTTAACTCAAAACCAAGTTTGGAAGAATTTGCAGATTATTGTAAAACAATACCTTATGAAGTTTTAACCTCGATTTCTCGACGTGTAAAAAGAATTTATATCAAAGATTAA
- the rsmI gene encoding 16S rRNA (cytidine(1402)-2'-O)-methyltransferase, producing MSGILYFVPTPIGNLEDMTFRAIKVLKEVDYILCEDTRTSGVLLKHYEIAKPLKSYHLHNEHHSTQKVIEDLKNGQNIAIITDAGTPGISDPGYLLAKACADENLEMICLPGATAFVPALVVSGLPNHDFYFAGFLPQKKGRQTKLKQLAEEKKTIVLYESPHKINTTLEQIKEFFGDETKVSLSREISKKFEETKRGTIDELIAFSKSKTLKGEIVLIINNSI from the coding sequence ATGAGTGGAATCCTATACTTCGTTCCAACCCCGATTGGAAATCTAGAAGACATGACTTTCAGAGCAATAAAAGTTTTGAAAGAAGTCGATTATATATTATGTGAAGACACAAGAACTTCGGGAGTTTTGCTAAAACATTATGAAATAGCTAAACCATTGAAATCGTATCACTTACATAACGAACATCACAGTACACAAAAAGTAATTGAAGATTTAAAAAACGGACAAAATATCGCCATCATCACCGATGCAGGAACGCCGGGAATTTCAGATCCCGGTTATCTTTTAGCCAAAGCTTGTGCGGATGAAAATCTGGAAATGATTTGTCTTCCCGGCGCAACAGCTTTTGTTCCGGCTTTGGTGGTTTCAGGTTTGCCCAATCATGATTTTTATTTTGCTGGTTTTTTACCACAGAAAAAAGGCAGACAAACCAAGCTAAAACAACTTGCAGAAGAAAAAAAGACGATAGTCTTGTATGAAAGTCCGCATAAAATCAACACGACTTTAGAGCAAATCAAAGAGTTTTTTGGCGATGAAACTAAAGTGAGTTTAAGCCGGGAAATCTCCAAAAAATTTGAAGAAACTAAACGCGGAACGATTGATGAACTCATTGCCTTTTCAAAAAGTAAGACTTTGAAAGGAGAGATCGTTTTGATTATCAATAATTCAATTTAA